One window from the genome of Nicotiana sylvestris chromosome 9, ASM39365v2, whole genome shotgun sequence encodes:
- the LOC138878045 gene encoding uncharacterized protein, with product MTKKDSKARLMRWVLLLQEFDLEIVDWKGCENQVADHLSRLEEEGRPYDGLEINDSFPDEQLLSVSMNSMPWFVDVANFLVTGIIPCELSSNQRKKLKRDSLDFYWNEPYLFNIYTDGVIRRCVPKEDQLSILEACHSSLYGGHHGGARTTSKVFSCGFYWPTLYKDASELGIDFMGLFVSSCGNTYILVAVDYISKWVEAVALPNNEVRSVVVFLKKSIFTRSGTPQAIISDGGSHFCNRAFDTLFTNSSLYKDKMKYLHYKYAHGKEFKVGDLVLLLNSQLRQFPGKLKSKWS from the exons atgacgaagaaggattccaaagctaggttgatgcgatgggtcttgttacttcaagagtttgatttggagattgttgacTGGAAGGGttgtgaaaatcaagtggcagaccacttgtcccgtttggaggaggaggggaggccttatgatggcctagagatcaatgattcatttcccgatgagcaactcctttctgtTTCAATGAATAGTATGCCATGGTTTGTGGACGTTGcaaatttccttgtgactggtataatcccgtgtgagctctcttctaaccaaaggaagaagcttaaacgggatagtttggacttctattggaatgagccgtacttgtttaaTATCTACACTGACGGTgtgatccggaggtgtgtcccAAAGGAGGATCAATTAAGTAttttagaggcttgtcattcctctctctATGgcggtcatcatggtggggcaagGACCACTTCAAAGGtttttagttgtgggttttactggccaactttgtacaaagatgcaagtgaactt ggcattgatttcatgggtctaTTTGTTagttcgtgtgggaacacatacattctagtggcagttgactatatttcaaagtgggttgaagccgtggctttacccaataaTGAGGTTCGGAGTGTTGTtgtgtttctcaagaagagcatttttactaggTCTGGCACTCCTcaagcaatcataagtgatggggggtctcatttttgtaatcgagcttttgacactttgtttacaaa ttcgtccttgtataaggacaagatgaagtaccttcattaTAAGTATGCtcatggcaaggagttcaaagtgggtgatttggttctcttgttaaATTCTCAGTTACGTcagtttccgggaaagcttaagtcgaaatggagttga